The Hahella sp. HNIBRBA332 genome window below encodes:
- the gap gene encoding type I glyceraldehyde-3-phosphate dehydrogenase: MIRVGINGFGRIGRNVLRAIYESGYRDMIQVVAINDLADRETCTHLLRYDSVHGKFSQEVRLSGELLRVAGDDIAMLQHSDPLELPWAVANVDLVLECTGRFTKREKAEAHIMAGASKVLISAPAEDADATVVYGVNEHVLEARHTIVSNASCTTNCLAPVAMVLHENLGIEQGVLTTIHSYTNDQHLLDLAHKKDLFRARAAGLSMIPTRTGAARAIGKVLPGLEGRLTGMAVRVPTANVSLLDLSLKVARHVSAEEINAMMLAASRETPVLEYNDKPLVSIDFTHSTASAIFDANHTQSHEGMVKVLAWYDNEWGFSHRMLDTALTMMSA, translated from the coding sequence ATGATACGGGTCGGCATCAACGGTTTCGGTCGCATCGGACGCAATGTATTACGCGCCATCTATGAATCCGGATATCGGGACATGATCCAGGTGGTGGCGATCAACGATCTGGCGGACCGGGAGACCTGCACTCATCTGCTGCGCTACGACTCCGTTCATGGCAAGTTCAGTCAGGAAGTCCGGCTCAGTGGCGAACTATTGCGAGTCGCCGGCGACGACATCGCCATGTTGCAGCATAGCGACCCACTGGAGTTGCCCTGGGCGGTGGCCAATGTGGACCTGGTGCTGGAATGCACCGGCAGATTCACCAAACGGGAAAAGGCTGAAGCTCATATCATGGCCGGCGCATCGAAAGTGCTGATCTCAGCCCCAGCCGAGGACGCCGACGCCACAGTGGTGTACGGCGTCAACGAGCATGTTCTTGAAGCCCGTCACACCATCGTCTCCAACGCCTCCTGCACCACCAACTGCCTGGCCCCGGTAGCGATGGTGCTGCATGAAAACCTGGGGATCGAACAAGGCGTGCTGACTACCATTCACAGCTACACCAACGACCAGCATCTGCTGGATCTGGCGCATAAAAAAGATCTGTTCCGCGCCAGAGCCGCCGGCCTGTCCATGATCCCCACCCGCACCGGAGCCGCACGCGCCATTGGCAAGGTGCTGCCTGGGCTGGAGGGGCGTTTGACCGGTATGGCGGTGCGGGTGCCCACCGCCAATGTGTCCCTGCTGGATTTGTCTTTAAAAGTAGCGCGCCATGTCAGCGCCGAGGAGATCAACGCCATGATGCTGGCGGCCAGCCGGGAGACGCCGGTGCTCGAGTACAACGATAAGCCGCTGGTGTCCATCGACTTCACTCATTCCACCGCCTCCGCCATCTTCGACGCCAACCATACCCAGTCTCACGAAGGCATGGTGAAGGTGCTCGCCTGGTATGACAACGAATGGGGGTTTTCTCATCGTATGCTGGACACCGCGCTAACCATGATGAGCGCCTGA